In one Coriobacteriia bacterium genomic region, the following are encoded:
- a CDS encoding dehydrogenase produces the protein MHAEGVEVKKSCCYFCHQNCGVLAYVKDGKLIYAEGDPDHPTNAGGLCTRGNQAYTFVDNPSRINYPMKRAGEKGENKWERVSWDQALTEIAAKLNQIKEESGAEAVAAAAGTLRTDDWARRRFLNMFGTPNGFHNALLCWIPTFMVETAINGWSPFETDLGASKCVILWGFNPGASSMPGMHGYTDLQKATGMKLIVVDPRYSETAAHADLWLPLRPGSDTALSMAMINVIMNEFIYDMDFVDQWCEGFDELRDYIEPYTPEWAAPLTWLDPELIRQAARMYATNRPGNIQWGCTWDQLGRTAGAGMHARSILRAICGNLDCPGGDGMPGPAAYVTDEELEANDRLPVEMRAKQIGADKYKMTSWPGYERLSQISKDKWGKAFTAEWMCEAHGPSVFKAILTGDPYQVRALFVSGSNPLSSYGDAKMTFEACKQVEFLVVLEYFMTPTALMADFVLPVAGAMERPMVHTNYGVTDSIVCSERAIWPMYERKTDYNIWRDLGLACGQTEEDWPWPELEDAYFHVLSPLGLPITDYNDFVARFRMYYPPLQYQKYLQKGQFCTASGKVELKCSVFEEFGLPAFPKYIGPAENEIDDPEVAAEYPIVLTTGGGFMPFHHSEHFNNPIIRYIKPDPYFTIHPDLALTLGIEMGDWCWIETRRGRIKMRANVEPGIDPRAIYTQRGWWFPERSPEGPEPFGCLESNTNVLTSVDDEHCDPLTGCWANRGLMCKVYKCTDIDYEYTERDCQFSIPGSAFASEGPGVHAMPSTQKMALEFAEPVFAQPDFEVPEGLTWDYRKRACYDENGRRYDQASGWMVDDATGTFYQMGTGYKYISYNGDFLLDESTGQFYDFSMQPCEGPQADFELPAGTTWNPVTLKAEDDKGRYYDTGSGWLIDPTSSFHYQPGTGYRFVQHEGGNYLVDEEKNDWYDFSMQPVEAPYNIKDASVQANQ, from the coding sequence ATCCACGCAGAAGGCGTGGAGGTCAAGAAGTCATGCTGCTATTTCTGCCATCAGAACTGCGGTGTTCTGGCTTACGTCAAGGACGGTAAGCTCATCTACGCCGAAGGCGATCCGGATCATCCCACCAACGCTGGTGGCCTGTGCACGCGTGGCAACCAGGCCTATACGTTCGTGGATAATCCGTCGCGCATCAACTACCCGATGAAGCGCGCAGGCGAGAAGGGCGAGAACAAGTGGGAGCGCGTCTCCTGGGATCAGGCCCTGACCGAGATCGCCGCAAAGCTCAACCAGATCAAGGAGGAGTCTGGCGCAGAGGCAGTCGCCGCTGCGGCCGGTACCCTGCGTACCGACGACTGGGCAAGGCGTCGCTTCCTCAACATGTTCGGAACGCCCAACGGCTTCCACAACGCCCTGCTGTGCTGGATCCCGACCTTCATGGTCGAGACCGCCATCAACGGCTGGTCTCCGTTTGAGACCGACCTGGGCGCGTCCAAGTGCGTCATCCTGTGGGGCTTCAACCCCGGCGCATCTTCCATGCCCGGCATGCATGGTTACACCGACCTGCAGAAGGCCACCGGCATGAAGCTCATCGTCGTCGATCCGCGTTACTCCGAGACCGCGGCCCACGCAGACCTCTGGCTGCCGCTGCGCCCGGGTTCTGACACGGCCCTGTCCATGGCGATGATCAACGTCATCATGAACGAGTTCATCTATGACATGGACTTCGTCGATCAGTGGTGCGAGGGCTTCGACGAGCTTCGCGACTACATCGAGCCGTACACCCCCGAGTGGGCCGCGCCCCTCACCTGGCTCGATCCTGAGCTCATCCGCCAGGCTGCTCGCATGTACGCGACCAACCGTCCCGGCAACATCCAGTGGGGCTGCACCTGGGATCAGCTCGGCCGCACGGCCGGTGCTGGCATGCACGCCCGCTCGATCCTGCGCGCCATCTGCGGCAACCTCGATTGCCCCGGTGGCGACGGCATGCCCGGTCCTGCGGCATATGTCACCGACGAGGAGCTCGAGGCCAATGACCGCCTGCCCGTCGAGATGCGCGCCAAGCAGATCGGTGCCGACAAGTACAAGATGACCTCCTGGCCCGGCTACGAGCGTCTTTCCCAGATCTCCAAGGACAAGTGGGGCAAGGCCTTTACCGCCGAGTGGATGTGCGAGGCTCATGGCCCGTCCGTTTTCAAGGCCATCCTCACGGGCGATCCCTATCAGGTCCGCGCGCTGTTCGTCAGTGGCTCCAATCCGCTGTCGTCCTATGGCGACGCCAAGATGACCTTCGAGGCTTGCAAGCAGGTCGAGTTCCTGGTCGTCCTCGAGTACTTCATGACCCCGACGGCCCTCATGGCCGACTTCGTACTGCCGGTCGCAGGTGCCATGGAGCGCCCGATGGTTCACACCAACTACGGCGTCACCGACTCCATCGTCTGCTCCGAGCGTGCCATCTGGCCGATGTACGAGCGCAAGACCGACTACAACATCTGGAGGGACCTGGGCCTTGCCTGCGGTCAGACCGAAGAGGACTGGCCCTGGCCGGAGCTTGAGGACGCATACTTCCACGTTCTCTCGCCGCTTGGTCTCCCCATCACGGACTACAACGACTTCGTCGCCCGCTTCCGCATGTACTATCCGCCGCTGCAGTACCAGAAGTACCTGCAGAAGGGCCAGTTCTGCACCGCTTCGGGCAAGGTCGAGCTCAAGTGCTCGGTCTTCGAGGAGTTCGGTCTGCCGGCGTTCCCGAAGTACATCGGTCCGGCCGAGAACGAGATCGACGATCCCGAGGTTGCAGCCGAGTATCCCATCGTTCTTACGACGGGCGGCGGCTTCATGCCGTTCCACCACTCGGAGCACTTCAACAACCCGATCATCCGTTACATCAAGCCCGATCCGTACTTCACCATCCATCCCGACCTCGCCCTCACGCTGGGCATCGAGATGGGCGACTGGTGCTGGATCGAGACCCGTCGTGGCCGCATCAAGATGCGCGCCAACGTCGAGCCGGGCATCGATCCGCGTGCGATCTACACGCAGCGCGGCTGGTGGTTCCCCGAGCGTAGCCCCGAAGGCCCCGAGCCCTTTGGTTGCCTCGAGTCCAACACCAACGTGCTCACGTCCGTCGATGACGAGCACTGCGATCCGCTGACCGGCTGCTGGGCCAACCGTGGCCTCATGTGCAAGGTCTACAAGTGCACCGACATCGACTACGAGTACACGGAGCGCGACTGCCAGTTCTCCATCCCCGGTTCCGCTTTCGCTTCCGAGGGCCCGGGCGTGCACGCCATGCCGAGCACCCAGAAGATGGCACTCGAGTTTGCCGAGCCCGTCTTCGCGCAGCCCGACTTCGAGGTTCCCGAGGGTCTCACCTGGGATTACCGCAAGCGTGCCTGCTATGACGAGAATGGCCGCCGCTACGATCAGGCCTCTGGCTGGATGGTCGACGATGCGACGGGCACCTTCTACCAGATGGGCACGGGTTACAAGTACATCTCCTACAATGGCGACTTCCTGCTCGACGAGAGCACGGGCCAGTTCTACGACTTCTCCATGCAGCCCTGCGAGGGCCCGCAGGCCGATTTCGAGCTGCCCGCCGGCACGACGTGGAACCCCGTCACGCTCAAGGCCGAGGACGACAAGGGCCGTTACTATGACACGGGCAGTGGCTGGCTGATCGACCCGACGAGCTCCTTCCACTATCAGCCGGGTACCGGTTATCGCTTCGTGCAGCATGAGGGCGGTAACTACCTGGTCGACGAGGAGAAGAACGACTGGTACGACTTCTCGATGCAGCCTGTCGAAGCGCCCTATAACATCAAGGACGCCAGCGTCCAAGCGAACCAGTAA
- a CDS encoding ATP-binding protein: MAECNSNCSACGDSGCADRTAPQTLQLHEGTKIKNVIAVASGKGGVGKSLTAAMLACELRRRGHEVGILDGDITGPSIPRSFGIHEPPAVDEDGMLRPAETKTGIKVVSTNMLTADEATPFLWRGPVLNGILTQFYSDINWGELDYLIVDMPPGTGDIPMTVFQQFPLKGVVIATAPQVLVNMIVEKAIRMTEHMNVPVLGLVENMSYYECPDCGSRHEIFGKSEVEAIAKSKGIDAWACVPMDPKISAEVDSGNVEDIKGDWLDPIVNKIESI, encoded by the coding sequence ATGGCTGAATGCAATTCCAATTGCTCCGCATGTGGCGATAGCGGGTGTGCCGATCGCACCGCTCCGCAGACGCTGCAACTTCATGAGGGTACGAAGATCAAAAACGTCATCGCCGTCGCAAGCGGCAAAGGCGGTGTCGGCAAATCGCTTACGGCTGCGATGCTCGCCTGCGAGCTACGTCGTCGTGGCCACGAGGTCGGCATTCTCGATGGAGATATCACGGGCCCGTCCATCCCGCGTTCCTTTGGTATTCATGAGCCTCCCGCCGTCGACGAGGATGGCATGCTGAGGCCGGCCGAGACCAAGACGGGTATCAAGGTCGTGTCAACTAACATGCTTACCGCCGACGAGGCGACGCCGTTCCTCTGGCGCGGTCCTGTCCTCAACGGCATCCTCACGCAGTTCTACAGCGACATCAACTGGGGCGAGCTCGACTACCTCATCGTCGACATGCCTCCGGGAACGGGTGACATCCCCATGACGGTCTTCCAGCAGTTCCCGCTCAAGGGCGTTGTCATTGCCACCGCGCCGCAGGTGCTCGTTAACATGATCGTCGAGAAGGCCATCCGCATGACCGAGCACATGAACGTGCCGGTGCTGGGCCTGGTCGAGAACATGTCGTATTACGAGTGCCCTGACTGTGGCTCGCGTCACGAGATCTTTGGCAAGTCCGAGGTCGAGGCCATCGCCAAGAGCAAGGGCATCGATGCCTGGGCCTGCGTGCCAATGGATCCGAAGATTTCGGCTGAGGTCGACTCGGGCAATGTCGAGGACATCAAGGGCGACTGGCTTGACCCGATCGTCAACAAGATTGAGTCAATCTAG
- a CDS encoding 4Fe-4S ferredoxin produces the protein MTRYAMVMDQRRCIGCSSCTIACRTWNELPIDIIYNPVVSNGAEGVWPHVHMTFTPLICMHCDKPACVPACPTGASRQDDDGIVWVEPSQCMGCKVCANACPYGARDMNEHEGYIRKCTFCKDRVREGEQPFCVMTCHQKARTFGDLDDPNSEVSKLVNSYYTEQVYPEVGTEPMIYYIPDLGGTVQ, from the coding sequence ATGACCCGTTACGCAATGGTTATGGACCAGCGTCGTTGCATTGGTTGCTCGTCATGCACCATCGCATGCCGCACCTGGAACGAGCTGCCCATTGACATCATCTACAACCCCGTTGTTTCCAACGGAGCAGAGGGCGTGTGGCCTCATGTCCACATGACCTTCACGCCGCTCATCTGCATGCACTGCGACAAGCCCGCTTGCGTGCCCGCCTGCCCGACCGGCGCGTCCCGCCAGGACGATGACGGTATCGTGTGGGTTGAGCCTTCCCAGTGCATGGGATGCAAGGTCTGCGCGAATGCGTGCCCCTACGGCGCTCGCGATATGAACGAGCACGAGGGCTACATCCGCAAGTGCACCTTCTGCAAGGATCGTGTCCGCGAGGGCGAGCAGCCCTTCTGCGTCATGACCTGTCATCAGAAGGCCCGCACGTTCGGCGATCTCGATGACCCCAACAGCGAGGTCTCGAAGCTCGTGAACTCGTATTACACCGAGCAGGTCTATCCCGAGGTTGGTACCGAGCCCATGATCTACTACATCCCCGATTTAGGAGGTACGGTACAGTGA
- the rpoD gene encoding RNA polymerase sigma factor RpoD, giving the protein MQVVEVDGDEDIDAAMSDEEIMEGIPEDELGAPSEAMSIKQAEEAVEAEAAEAMKAAGISADEKPADAKKRRAEARKARIEASSVVMLTGDPVRMYLKEIGKVDLLTASEEVDLAMKIEAGLKATEELERAEDEGVELTRRERRRLTRVEQVGLDAKDQLIEANLRLVVSIAKRYVGRGMLFLDLIQEGNLGLIRAVEKFDYTKGFKFSTYATWWIRQAITRAIADQARTIRIPVHMVETINKLVRIQRQLLQELGREPTPEEIGEQMDMTAERVREIQKINQEPVSLETPIGEEEDSQLGDFIEDHEAVRPDDAAGFSMLQEQLQMVLDGLAERERKVIELRFGLKDGHPRTLEEVGREFGVTRERIRQIESKTLAKLRHPSRSSKLKDYLED; this is encoded by the coding sequence ATGCAGGTCGTCGAGGTCGATGGCGACGAGGATATCGACGCCGCCATGAGCGACGAGGAAATCATGGAGGGCATCCCCGAAGACGAGCTCGGTGCCCCGAGCGAGGCCATGAGCATCAAGCAGGCCGAAGAGGCCGTGGAGGCCGAGGCTGCCGAGGCGATGAAGGCCGCGGGAATCAGCGCAGACGAAAAGCCGGCTGACGCCAAGAAGCGCCGTGCCGAGGCACGCAAGGCCCGCATCGAGGCAAGCTCTGTCGTCATGCTCACGGGTGATCCGGTGCGCATGTACCTGAAGGAGATCGGCAAGGTCGACCTGCTCACCGCCTCCGAGGAAGTCGATCTCGCCATGAAGATCGAGGCCGGCCTCAAGGCCACCGAGGAGCTCGAGCGCGCCGAAGACGAGGGCGTCGAGCTCACGCGTCGCGAGCGTCGTCGCCTCACGCGTGTCGAGCAAGTCGGCTTGGACGCCAAGGACCAACTCATCGAGGCCAATCTGCGCCTCGTCGTCTCCATCGCGAAGCGCTATGTCGGTCGAGGCATGCTCTTTCTCGATTTGATCCAGGAGGGCAACCTGGGCCTCATCCGCGCCGTCGAGAAATTCGACTACACCAAGGGCTTCAAGTTCTCGACGTACGCGACCTGGTGGATCCGCCAGGCCATCACCCGTGCCATCGCCGACCAGGCCCGCACCATCCGCATCCCGGTGCACATGGTCGAGACCATCAACAAGCTCGTGCGCATCCAGCGCCAGCTGCTGCAGGAGCTCGGCCGCGAGCCAACGCCCGAGGAGATCGGCGAGCAAATGGACATGACCGCCGAGCGCGTGCGCGAGATCCAGAAGATCAACCAGGAGCCGGTCAGCCTCGAGACGCCCATCGGCGAGGAGGAGGACTCCCAGCTCGGCGACTTCATCGAGGATCACGAGGCCGTACGTCCCGATGACGCTGCCGGCTTCTCGATGCTGCAGGAGCAATTGCAGATGGTGCTCGACGGACTTGCCGAGCGCGAGCGCAAGGTCATCGAGCTGCGCTTTGGCCTCAAGGATGGGCACCCTCGCACGCTCGAGGAGGTCGGGCGCGAGTTTGGCGTCACGCGCGAGCGCATCCGCCAGATCGAGAGCAAGACGCTCGCCAAGCTGCGTCACCCGAGTCGTTCGAGCAAACTCAAGGATTATCTGGAGGATTAA
- a CDS encoding dehydrogenase: MTTEIRKTNCHYCGYLCAFDATLEDGRVVDFTPDPTRYPYDTSVAARCCRWPLNLEKLYDESTRVNYPLKRIGPRGGGGFIRVSWDEALDDIATRLRLLIDAHGPWTVASAIGGPHAVYWPLHRFMSFIDSPNNMGIGPICWNPRIWMDTMTYGWSVECDFRPDLTECLMLWGTNPAESDNSLFWRNIADYVRNDGKLIIIDTRLSMTAAKATLWLAPFPGTDLVLAYAFARVIIEEDLYDHEFVEQWCSGFDEFKTAAFERTIDEAAAITQVSAEDIRAAARMYATSKPAGLLSGRGVDQIGPNTAPLHRVIAALRAITGNVDVPGGNVLNEAPSFMSELELEDSALLSAEARAHGLNEPDCGIQSYAGWELADARTGKLGRHLPMRYLTSALPQRVWEAAITDKPYRVSALIVDGANPLVTYADTRLVMEAFEAMDLIVVLEFVMTPTALMADYVLPAAAAVEHPCFQAMGGVSDFCYGGPAAVEPQFERREDYAILRDLALRMGCDEALWPARDLTEELARTIAPTGMSWEDFTITGLCGGGAHYFKHLEIDETTGEPRGFATESGKVELAIPFLQRRGADVVARFTPVPGVHADVCHDPDCVTLITGARKQPYWASSYFEIPSMRARHPKPTVELSQATAERLGLAEGDACLISRQDTPDVEVLQYVHITNILDDVASAEYGWWYPEAVEDDPDFGKCFESNINLLTRGTVEGAREPLIGTWIYNGIPCRIRKKE, encoded by the coding sequence ATGACTACTGAGATACGCAAAACCAATTGCCATTACTGCGGATACCTGTGCGCCTTCGATGCAACGCTCGAGGACGGGCGTGTTGTCGATTTCACGCCGGATCCCACGCGCTATCCGTATGACACGAGTGTGGCGGCACGCTGCTGCCGCTGGCCGCTCAACCTCGAGAAGCTCTACGACGAAAGCACCCGCGTCAACTATCCCCTGAAACGCATAGGGCCACGTGGCGGCGGTGGGTTTATTCGCGTGAGCTGGGACGAGGCGCTTGACGATATCGCGACGCGCCTGCGCTTGCTCATCGACGCCCACGGGCCGTGGACGGTGGCGAGCGCCATCGGGGGGCCGCATGCGGTCTACTGGCCACTTCATCGCTTCATGAGTTTCATCGACAGCCCCAACAACATGGGCATCGGCCCCATTTGCTGGAACCCCCGTATCTGGATGGATACGATGACCTACGGTTGGTCGGTCGAGTGCGACTTCAGACCCGACCTCACGGAATGCCTCATGCTCTGGGGCACCAATCCGGCCGAGTCGGACAATTCGCTCTTCTGGCGCAACATCGCCGATTACGTCCGCAACGATGGCAAGCTCATCATCATCGATACGCGGCTTTCCATGACGGCGGCCAAGGCGACACTGTGGCTCGCTCCCTTCCCGGGTACCGATCTCGTCCTCGCCTACGCGTTTGCCCGTGTCATCATCGAGGAGGACCTCTATGATCACGAGTTTGTCGAACAATGGTGCTCTGGTTTCGACGAGTTCAAGACCGCTGCGTTCGAGCGCACGATAGACGAGGCAGCTGCCATCACGCAGGTGAGTGCCGAGGATATACGTGCGGCAGCTCGCATGTACGCGACGAGCAAGCCGGCAGGCCTGCTCTCGGGACGCGGCGTCGACCAGATTGGTCCCAATACCGCGCCGTTGCATCGTGTCATCGCAGCGCTGCGTGCCATCACGGGCAATGTCGACGTGCCGGGCGGCAACGTCCTCAACGAGGCACCGAGCTTCATGAGCGAGCTCGAGCTCGAGGACAGCGCGTTGCTGTCTGCCGAGGCACGCGCGCATGGGCTGAATGAACCCGATTGCGGCATACAGAGCTACGCCGGCTGGGAGCTCGCCGACGCGCGCACGGGCAAGCTTGGGCGTCATCTGCCGATGCGCTACCTCACCTCCGCGCTACCGCAACGCGTATGGGAGGCGGCTATCACCGATAAGCCCTATCGCGTGAGTGCGCTCATCGTCGACGGAGCAAACCCGCTTGTCACCTATGCCGACACGCGGCTTGTCATGGAAGCGTTCGAGGCGATGGATCTCATCGTCGTGCTCGAGTTCGTCATGACGCCCACGGCCCTCATGGCTGACTACGTTCTTCCCGCTGCCGCTGCCGTCGAGCACCCGTGCTTCCAGGCGATGGGTGGTGTCTCCGACTTCTGTTACGGCGGTCCGGCGGCGGTCGAGCCGCAGTTCGAGCGCCGCGAGGACTACGCAATCCTGCGCGACCTCGCCTTGCGCATGGGCTGTGATGAGGCGCTGTGGCCGGCGCGAGACCTGACCGAAGAGCTCGCGCGTACGATCGCGCCGACGGGCATGAGCTGGGAGGATTTCACCATTACGGGCTTGTGTGGTGGGGGAGCACATTACTTCAAGCACCTCGAGATTGACGAGACAACGGGCGAGCCACGCGGGTTCGCGACCGAAAGCGGCAAAGTGGAGCTCGCCATCCCGTTCTTACAGCGACGGGGGGCGGATGTAGTAGCTCGCTTCACGCCGGTGCCCGGCGTGCATGCGGATGTATGCCACGATCCCGATTGCGTCACGCTCATCACCGGCGCGCGCAAGCAGCCCTATTGGGCCTCCTCGTACTTCGAGATTCCATCGATGCGCGCTCGCCATCCCAAGCCGACTGTCGAGCTTTCGCAGGCAACGGCTGAGCGTCTGGGCCTTGCCGAAGGCGATGCGTGCCTCATCTCGCGTCAGGATACGCCGGACGTTGAGGTACTCCAATATGTGCATATCACGAATATACTTGACGATGTCGCATCAGCCGAATACGGATGGTGGTACCCTGAGGCAGTCGAAGACGACCCCGACTTCGGGAAATGCTTCGAGTCAAACATCAATCTGCTCACGCGCGGTACCGTCGAGGGCGCGCGCGAGCCGCTTATCGGGACGTGGATTTACAACGGCATTCCCTGCCGCATTAGAAAGAAGGAGTAG